DNA from Mycobacterium bourgelatii:
GTTCCCCGGTGAGTACTGGACCGTCATCACCCTGCAGCCTCAGTCGGACGGAACCATGACGGGCGATTACCGCGCAGAGAGCAGCATCACCGAAACCTCATGCAGCACCGAGCGAACCGTCACCTTCACCCGGGTCGGCGACGCCACGGAAAACGAAGCCAGCAATCCGGTCAACCTGCCGGCGTGGACGGCTTCTGCCGCCCAAGGGTTCTACGGCCAGTACCGCGGAACGGAAACCCCTGACAACGGTTGGCCGCCGTGGTCATGGGAAGCGTCCGTTGAGACGCACTGCCTACGCACCGGCGAGCGCTGCATCAGTTTGTTGACCGGCTCTGAAGACTGGTTTGCACGATACCTGTTTGCACACGATAAATGGACGCACGATACGGACACCGATAGTAAGTGCAATGCCGATAATGGCACGGCGCACTCGGAAATTCATTTGGAATACCCCCTGCCGGAACCGCACGAAGAACCGATCAGCACGCTTACCGGTAACGGACATCGCAACGTCACGGGCCAAACTCGTTGCACCGCTTCATATAATGAAACGGTCGAATTGGTGCGCACCGGTGAGTGAACGACGCTAATGCCGAAGCCCTGTCGAAATGGAATTCGACAGTGCATACGCGATCGAACTAATCGCATTTCAGTGCAAGAGTTAAGTTCAGCATGAAGGTAAATCCCTGTGTTGCACCGGATTTGCGTGCGGTTAGGCTTTGCGGATGGCAGATCCCCCGAAGTCCTACCTGGTGCTGGCCTCGCAACGCAGTGGCAGCACGTTGCTGGTCGAATCGCTGCGCGCTACCGGCGTGGCCGGCGAGCCTCAGGAGTTCTTTCAGTACCTGCCGACCACCAGCCAATCTCCCCAGCCGCGGGAGTGGTTCGCAGACGTCGACGACGAGTCGATTCTGAGCCTGCTCGATCCGTTGGACGAAGGAAAACCCGACCTCGCGCCGCCGGAGATCTGGCGCGACTACATCCGCACGGTCGGCCGAACCCCGAATGGCGTGTGGGGCGGCAAGCTGATGTGGAACCAGACGCCGCTACTGTTGGAACGCGCGGCCGGACTACCCGATCGATCGGGCGAGGGTCTGCTGTCGGCGATTCGCGACGTCGTCGGCGAGGATCCGCTGCTCATTCACATCCACCGGCCCGATGTGGTCTCGCAGGCGGTGTCTTTCTGGCGAGCCGTCCAGACCCGGGTGTGGCGAGGCCGGCCGGACCCGGTCCGGGATGCGCGCGCCACCTACCACGCGGGGGCGATCGCTTACGTCGTCAAGATGCTGCGCGCCCAGGAAGAAGGCTGGCGGAACTGGTTTGTCGAGGAGAATGTCAAACCGATCGAGATTTCGTATCCGGTGTTGTGGCGCAACCTGACTCAGGTGGTGGGCGACATCCTTGAGCGCCTCGGTCTCGACCCGCGGCTGGCACCGGAACCGGTGCTGCAGCGCCAGGCCGATCAACGCTCGGACGAATGGGTAGACCGATACCGAGCGGATGCCGAAAGAGAGGGACTACCGACATGACCGCAACCGCGGAGACTCTGCACGTCGACGAACTGCGGCTATTGGAGGCCGAGGCGGTACACATCATCCGCGAAGTCGTCGCCGAACTGGAAAAGCCGGTCCTGCTGTTCTCGGCGGGCAAGGACTCCATCGTGCTTCTTCGCTTGGCGGAGAAGGCTTTCCGCCCGTCTGCACTGCCGTTTCCGGTGATGCACGTCGACACCGGGCACAACTTCCCGGAGGTCATCGAATTTCGGGACCGTAGGGTCACCGGCCAGGGCCACCGGCTCATCGTGGCCTCGGTGCAGGAATCGATCGACAAGGGCCGTGTTCCCGACCCCGGTCCGACCGCGTCGCGCAACCGGGCGCAGACCCGCACGCTGTTGGACGCGCTGGAAGAAAACGGATTCGACGCGGCGTTCGGCGGTGCCCGCCGTGACGAGGAACGCGCCCGCGCCAAGGAACGCATTCTGAGCTTTCGCGACGAGTTCGGCCAATGGGACCCTCGTGCCCAGCGCCCCGAGCCATGGACGCTCTACAACGGGCGGATCAAGAAGGGCGAACAGGTACGCGTGTTCCCGCTGAGCAACTGGACCGAGCTGGACGTGTGGCGCTACATCGAGCTGGAGCAGCTTGAAATCCCGTCCATCTACTACGCGCACGAACGCGAGGTGTTCGAGCGGGACGGCATCCTGCTGGCGGTCTCGGAATACGCCAGCCCCCAGGACGGCGAGCAGGCGTCCAAGGAATGGGTGCGGTACCGCACCGTCGGGGACCTGACCATCACCGGCGCCGTGCGTTCCAAGGCCACCGACATCGCCGGGGTCATCAAGGAGATATCGGCGGCGACGGTGTCCGAACGAGGCGAGACCCGCGCCGATGACCGCACTTCGGCCGCCGCGATGGAAGACCGTAAGCGAGAGGGCTACTTCTGATGACCACCACCGAGAAGTCTGAGCCGGCCGAAAGCTACCAGCCGGCCAAGGGCATAACGCGACAGCTGCTGCGGATCGCCACCGCGGGTTCGGTGGACGACGGCAAGAGCACGCTGATCGGACGGCTGCTGCACGACACCGACAGCTTGCCGCTGGACCATCTGGCCGCCGTCACCGACGAAGAAGGAATCGCGGATCTGGCCGCGCTGTCGGACGGTCTGCGCGCAGAACGCGAGCAGGGCATCACGATCGACGTGGCCTACCGGTTCTTCTCCACCGCCACCCGCAGCTACATCCTGGCCGACACACCAGGCCACGAGCGCTACACCCGCAACATGTTCACCGGCGCCTCCAACGCGCACGTGGCGATCCTGCTGGTCGATGCCCGCGCCGGTGTGCTGCGCCAGACGCGCCGGCACGCGCGTATCGCAAAGCTGTTGGGTATCAAGCACTTTGTCGCAACGGTGAACAAGATCGACCTGGTCAACTTCAACGAGGATGCGTTTCGCAGGGTCGAGGAAGAACTGAACCAGACGGCCGAACGCCTCGGCGACGTCGACATCCAGACGATCCCGATCGCGGCCAAGCTCGGCGACAACGTCGTACACCGCTCCACGAGAACGCCGTGGTATGACGGTCCGACGCTGCTGGACTACCTGGAAAACGTCGAATTGGCCGCCCCCCAGCCCGAGCCGTCCCGGCTTCGCCTGCCAGTGCAGTGGGTTTCGCGTCCGACGGACGACCAACGTCGTCGCTACACCGGGCGGCTCGCGGCGGGAACTCTCAGCGTTGGCGACGAGGTGGTGTCGCTGCCCGCCGGAACGCGTTCGAGGGTGACCGCGCTGGACACTCTGGACGATGACCGTACGACAGCCGTTGCGCCGCTGTCGGTGTCGATCGAGCTGGAAGACGACATCGACGTGGGTCGCGGCGACGTGTTCATCAGCGGCGCCGAGGATGCCGTTCCACCCGTGCTGGCCCGTGAGATCGACGCACACGTCTGCTGGTTCGTCGACTCGCCGTTGCGGGCCGGTGACCGGCTGGCGCTCAAGCAGACCACCAAGACGGTGCGGACCACCGTCCAGGAGCTGCACTCGCGCTTGGACCCCGAGACGCTTGACGAGTTGGATCAGCCGGTTGAGTTGACCCTCAACGACATTGGCACGGTGACGCTGCGGACCAGCTCGGTCATCGTCGCCGACCCCTATGACAACAATCGGGACAGCGGCGCTTTCATCCTCATCGACGAGACCACCAACGACACCGTCGGCGCCGGCACCATCATCGAAGCCCGGGAGGTCAAGCCGGGTACCCACGCCCGCACCGACATTCGTTGGCATCCGTCGGCACTGGACCGCAAGCACCGCTGGAAAGCGACCGGCCAGTCCGGCGCGACCATCTGGTTCACCGGCCTGCCCGCCTCGGGCAAGTCGACGGTCGCGGTCGCCGTGGAACGCGCACTGGTCGAGTCGGGACGGATCGCGTACCTGCTGGACGGCGACAACTTGCGCCACGGCCTGTCCGACGATCTGGGCTTCTCACCCGGTGACCGGACCGAAAACATCCGGCGGGTGGGGCATTTGACGCGATTGCTGGCGGACGCCGGCGTGGTGGCGCTGGCATCGTTGGTGTCGCCGCTGAAGTCGGACCGTGAGACGGCCCGCGCGCTCAATGACGCCGCCAAACTTCCGTTCATCGAGGTTCACGTCAGCACCTCCCTTGAGGAATGCGAAAAGCGCGACCCCAAGGGGCTGTATGCGCGAGCACGCAAGGGCGAACTGAAGGGCTTGACCGGTGTGGACGCGCCCTATGAGCCGCCGGAGGATCCGGATCTGGTGCTGGACACCACCGGCGCCGACATCGACGAACTCGTTGCGCAGGTCATCGCGCTGCTCAACGAACGCAGCCCGCGCTAGCTGGTGTTGATCTAGATTCACCGCGAGCCAATCACTTGGTGGAGCAGGGCCGCTGGGAAACCATGGCGGCGTGAGTGACAACGGGTGGGGACGGCTCCACGCGGTATCGGTGGATTGGTGGGCGACGCTGCTGGCGGGCGTGATCGTCGCATTGGCGGTGGCCGACGTGCTGCCCCGGATCCCCTGGTGACCCTGCAGTGAACATCGTGAGCACGGCGACCACCGAGCCGGTGGAGTCGGAAG
Protein-coding regions in this window:
- the stf0 gene encoding trehalose 2-sulfotransferase; translated protein: MADPPKSYLVLASQRSGSTLLVESLRATGVAGEPQEFFQYLPTTSQSPQPREWFADVDDESILSLLDPLDEGKPDLAPPEIWRDYIRTVGRTPNGVWGGKLMWNQTPLLLERAAGLPDRSGEGLLSAIRDVVGEDPLLIHIHRPDVVSQAVSFWRAVQTRVWRGRPDPVRDARATYHAGAIAYVVKMLRAQEEGWRNWFVEENVKPIEISYPVLWRNLTQVVGDILERLGLDPRLAPEPVLQRQADQRSDEWVDRYRADAEREGLPT
- the cysD gene encoding sulfate adenylyltransferase subunit CysD, giving the protein MTATAETLHVDELRLLEAEAVHIIREVVAELEKPVLLFSAGKDSIVLLRLAEKAFRPSALPFPVMHVDTGHNFPEVIEFRDRRVTGQGHRLIVASVQESIDKGRVPDPGPTASRNRAQTRTLLDALEENGFDAAFGGARRDEERARAKERILSFRDEFGQWDPRAQRPEPWTLYNGRIKKGEQVRVFPLSNWTELDVWRYIELEQLEIPSIYYAHEREVFERDGILLAVSEYASPQDGEQASKEWVRYRTVGDLTITGAVRSKATDIAGVIKEISAATVSERGETRADDRTSAAAMEDRKREGYF
- the cysC gene encoding adenylyl-sulfate kinase: MTTTEKSEPAESYQPAKGITRQLLRIATAGSVDDGKSTLIGRLLHDTDSLPLDHLAAVTDEEGIADLAALSDGLRAEREQGITIDVAYRFFSTATRSYILADTPGHERYTRNMFTGASNAHVAILLVDARAGVLRQTRRHARIAKLLGIKHFVATVNKIDLVNFNEDAFRRVEEELNQTAERLGDVDIQTIPIAAKLGDNVVHRSTRTPWYDGPTLLDYLENVELAAPQPEPSRLRLPVQWVSRPTDDQRRRYTGRLAAGTLSVGDEVVSLPAGTRSRVTALDTLDDDRTTAVAPLSVSIELEDDIDVGRGDVFISGAEDAVPPVLAREIDAHVCWFVDSPLRAGDRLALKQTTKTVRTTVQELHSRLDPETLDELDQPVELTLNDIGTVTLRTSSVIVADPYDNNRDSGAFILIDETTNDTVGAGTIIEAREVKPGTHARTDIRWHPSALDRKHRWKATGQSGATIWFTGLPASGKSTVAVAVERALVESGRIAYLLDGDNLRHGLSDDLGFSPGDRTENIRRVGHLTRLLADAGVVALASLVSPLKSDRETARALNDAAKLPFIEVHVSTSLEECEKRDPKGLYARARKGELKGLTGVDAPYEPPEDPDLVLDTTGADIDELVAQVIALLNERSPR